The Clostridia bacterium DNA segment GCATACATACAGGAAAAAGGAATCGTAAAAACGAAGACCTTAGCCAAGTGTGGTGTTCCTAAAATTACCGATGCCCCTGATATTGAATGCTTGATTGTAGAAGAACCGGTGCTGGATGGACCATATGGTGCCAAGGGCATGGGGGAACTTCCAGTTAATCCGGCAGCACCAGCCATTGTGAATGCAATTTACAATGCTGTAGGTGTTCGTATTACTTCTTTGCCTGCCACCAAGGATAAGGTAGCGAAGGCGCTGGGGCTGTAGAATATTGATAAAAAAATAGGACAAGTAGTGGATGTTCTCACAGGCTATATACCTGTGAGAACATTTTCATTTTCTTTGATTGACAAGTAAACGAGCAAGGAGGTAATATATACGTAATTGAGATTCGATGTCCGTGTATCCAAAGGAGGAAACCATATTATGGCTAAAAAGAAATTTGAAAGAACGAAACCGCATATTAATATTGGCACCATCGGTCACGTTGACCACGGCAAAACTACTTTGACCGCGGCCATCACGATGACCTTGGCAAAAGCTGGCCTGGCTGAAATTAAGGATTATGCATCCATTGATAATGCGCCAGAAGAAAGAGAACGTGGAATCACCATCAACACTGCACACGTTGAGTATGAAACTGAGAACAGACACTACGCACACGTAGACTGCCCAGGACACGCCGACTATGTTAAGAACATGATCACCGGTGCTGCTCAAATGGACGGAGCTATCTTGGTAGTATCTGCAGCAGATGGCCCTATGCCTCAAACAAGAGAGCATATCTTGCTTTCTAAGCAAGTAGGCGTGCCTTACATCATTGTATTTTTGAATAAATCCGACCAAGTAGACGACCCTGAGTTGTTGGAATTGGTTGAAATGGAAGTAAGAGAACTCTTGACCGAGTATGATTTTGATGGAGACAACACTCCAATCGTAACTGGCTCCGCTTTGATGGCCATCGAAAAAGGTGATGGAACCAGAGAAAACGAGTTCAGTGGTCCAATCTGGGAACTGATGGATGCAGTAGATGCCTACATTCCAATTCCAGAGCGTGCTACCGACAAACCATTCCTGATGCCTGTAGAGGACGTATTCACCATTACCGGCCGTGGAACAGTAGCAACTGGTAGAGTTGAGCGTGGCGTGGTTAAAATCGGCGACAACGTAGAAATCGTTGGATTGCAAGAAGAAACCAGAAAAACGGTTGTAACTGGCGTAGAGATGTTCAGAAAGCTTCTAGATCAAGCAGAAGCAGGAGACAACATCGGCGTACTGTTGCGTGGTGTAGATAGAAAAGACATCGAAAGAGGACAAGTACTTGCGGCTCCAGGAAGCATTCATCCGCATACGAAGTTCTCCGGCGAAGTATACATATTGACGAAAGAAGAAGGCGGAAGACATACACCGTTCTTCAACGGTTACAGACCTCAGTTCTATTTCAGAACGACAGACGTAACTGGTATGGCAGATCTACCAGAAGGTATTGAGATGGTAATGCCTGGCGATAGAGTTGAGATGAGCGTAGAACTGATTACGCCGATCGCAATTGAGCCCGGACTGCGTTTCGCAATTCGTGAAGGTGGAAGAACTGTTGGCGCAGGGGTTGTATCTTCTGTAGCTGAGTAAAGAAAACATTGAGCGAGCTCAAGGAGCTCGCTTTTTTTTGAATACAAGGATTCTGTGGTAACACAAGTTCTTTATTGACACCCAAACGGGTTTATGCTAAAGTTATTCAGTGGTATAGTAACTTGGCCTTGTAGGCTTAAAATACAGGAGGTGGGATTGATGAGAGTAGGCATTACCTTGGAATGTACAGAATGCAAAAGACGAAATTACAGAACAACAAAAAACAAGAAGAATAATCCTGACAGAATGGAAATCAAGAAGTATTGTAGTTTCTGCAAAACACACACTGTTCACAAAGAAACCAAGTAGCGAGTAGGAGAGAATTATGGCTAGCAAAGAGACGAAGACCAAGAAGCCCGTCAAAAAAGTGACCAAGAAACGTTCCAGCTATTTTAAGGGCGTTTGGGCTGAACTAAAAAAAGTAAATTGGCCGAATCGAAAAGAGCTTCTGACATACAGTTATGTAGTTGTCGGCGCGATTTTAGCTTCTGCGCTATTGATTTATTTGGCGGACACCGTCATTGCTGCAATTCTTCGAGTTTTAATCTAGTTGATTGCGCAAAGCATGGAAGGTGGGAATAAGATGGATCGTGAAAAAGAGTGGTATGCAGTTCACACTTATTCAGGCTATGAAAACAATGTGAAAACCAACTTAGAGAAACGATTGGAATCCATGGGTATGGCCGAGGAAATTTTTAGAGTTGTGGTACCCACGGAAGAAGAAGTTCAGGTTAAAGATGGTAAACGCAAAACAGTCACAAGGAAAGTTTTCCCTGGCTATGTGCTGGTGGAAATGATTATGACTGATAAATCATGGTATGTTGTGCGCAACACGCCTGGTGTAACTGGATTCGTAGGCGCAGGCGCCAAACCGGTGCCACTGAGTGAGCAGGAAGTAAATAGACTGCTTGGACAGATGGGCGAAATTGCAAGAGTTTTTGAGATTGACGTAGAAGTTGGAGAAAACGTCAAAGTTAAGACCGGCCCCTTTGCCGATTTCGTTGGAAAAGTAGAGGAAATCAGTGCAGAGCAAGGCAAGATTTGGGTATTGGTATCCATGTTTGGAAGGGAAACCCCTTTGGAACTGGATTTTAATCAAGTGGAAAAAATATAGTAAAACAAATAGAAGGAGGTGTGAAACATGGCAAAAAAGGTTATTGGCTTAATTAAATTACAAGTGCCTGCAGGCAAAGCTAATCCGGCTCCTCCGGTAGGTCCTGCTTTGGGTCAGCACGGTGTTAACATCATGGCATTCTGTAAGGAATTTAATGAAAAAACATCGAATCAGCCCGGCATGATTATTCCGGTAGAGATTTCGGTTTTCGAAGATCGCTCATTCAGCTTTATCATGAAGACTCCACCGGCTCCAGTGTTGCTTAAAAAAGCAGCGGGAATCGAGAAAGCTTCTGGCGAGCCGAATAAAGTTAAGGTAGCAACTGTTACCAAAGCGCAAGTAAAAGAGATTGCGGAATTGAAAATGAAAGACCTGAATGCTGCTGATGTGGACGCTGCGATGAGTATGATCGAGGGCACCGCAAGAAGCATGGGCATCGTGGTTGAATAGTAACGTGGGAGACTAATACTCGTTTGTACCACAAGGAGGAAAACATGGCAAAAAAGGGTAAACGTTATACAGATGCACTGAAAACGTACGACAGAACAGAATTGTTTGATGCTTCAGATGCAATGAAAATTGTTAAGGAAAACGCGAAAGCTAAGTTCGACGAAACGATTGAAGCACATGTAAGATTGGGTGTTGATCCAAAACATGCTGACCAACAAGTTCGTGGAACATTGGTATTGCCACATGGTACTGGTAAAAGCAAGAAGATTCTAGTATTCGCTAAAGGCGAAAAAGAAAAAGCGGCATTAGACGCAGGCGCTGATTTTGTTGGTGCTGACGACTATGCAACTAAAATTCAAAGCGGATGGATGGACTTCGATGTAGTTATCGCTACTCCAGATATGATGGGCGTAGTCGGAAAATTGGGTAGAGTGTTGGGACCAAGAGGTTTAATGCCTAACCCTAAAATCGGCACGGTAACCATGGACGTGGAAAAAGCCATTGCTGAAGTGAAAGCTGGTAAAATTGAGTTTAGGGTAGATAAGACTTCTATCGTACACGTACCACTTGGTAAAGCATCATTCGACCAACAAAAGCTTGATGAAAACTTTGAAGGATTCATTAGTGCTTTGATTAAAGCTAAACCAGCTGCTGCAAAGGGAACTTATTTGAAAAGTGTAACAGTAAAATCCACTATGGGTCCTGGCGTGAAAATTAATCCAGCAAAGCTTACCAAATAAGAATTGACATAAACTAAGATATCTGATAATATTCAGGAGCTTAGATTTGGATATAACTAAATAGAAAGACTGTAGACGGTATGGGGCCGAAAGGCTTAATGAATCCCAACTGAGGTTTGATAAAGGCAAAGAAATAGCCTCGGACTGTCTACGTCCGAGGCTTTAGTTTTTCCTATACGAAGGAGGTGTAAACTTGACAAAGCAAAGAGAAATTAACAAAGATATCGTAAAAGAGATCCAAGGCAAACTGGAAACTGCTAGTTCTGTAGTTGTAACGGACTACCGTGGTTTGAATGTGGCCCAAGTGACCGAATTAAGAAAAGAACTGAGAGATGCAGGTGTTGAGTACAGAGTACTTAAAAATACCTTGACTCGTCTAGCAGCAAAAGAAAGTGGTATCGAAGGTCTAGAAGATACATTGACTGGCCCGAATGCAATTGCATTCTCACCAGATCCTGTTTCTGCAGCCAAAGTGTTGTATGAATTCGCTAAGAATTGTGATAAACTCGAAATCAAAGGTGGAGTATTAGAAGGAAAAGTAATTTCCACTGAAGAGCTGAAAGCTCTCTCGGAGTTACCATCCAGAGAAGTACTGCTGTCTATGGTGCTGAGAAGCATGGTAGGACCACTTACCAATTTCGCATCAGTGCTGAATGCGCCGCTTAGAGATTTAGTAGGTGTATTGAGTGCAGTGAAAGAACAAAAAGAAGCCAACGCATAAAGCGATTAGAAAATATTAAAATTAAAAGGAGAATTACAATGTCTGAAAAAGTAACCCAAATTATTGATATGGTAAAAGAAATGAGCGTTTTGGAACTGTCTGAAGTAGTAAAAGCGTTTGAAGAAGAGTTCGGCGTATCTGCTGCTGCTCCTGTAGCTGTAGCTGCTGCTGCTGCTCCTGCTGCCGCTGCTGCTGAAGAGCAAACTGAGTTTGACGTAATCCTTACCGCTGCTGGCGATAAGAAAGTTAACGCAATCAAAGCTGTTAGAGAGCTTACCGGTCTTGGACTGAAAGAAGCGAAAGCAGTAGTTGACGGAGCTCCTGCTCCAGTTAAAGAAGGCGTTTCCAAAGCTGATGCCGAAGCGGCTAAAGCTAAATTGGAAGAAGCTGGTGCAAGCGCAGAACTGAAGTAGTATTCAGAAACTCGCACCCACTTTGTTGTGGGTGCTTTTTTTTCTGTTGACAAATAGTACATGTGTGATAAGATATTAAAATGGCACGATTAGGCTGTAGTCGTGCGCTCATTTTGGCTTGCTAAGCCGGTTATAAAAGAGCAATGTGGAGTAGATTATAGAAATGCTGGGGGTGGTTAAATGGCAAATTCTTTAACTGACGTTCGTGCCGAGCGGCACACTTTTGCGAAGATTAAAGAAGTATTAGATATGCCGAATTTGATTGATATTCAAAGAAAATCCTACGATTGGTTTGTGAATGAGGGTCTTGCGGCGATGTTTCAGGACATATCTCCCATTCAGGACTTCACGGGAAATTTGAGATTGGAATTCATTGAGCATTCCATGGGAGAACCGAAATATTCTGTAGCGGAAGCACTAGAAAGGGATGTTACCCATTCTGCACCGCTGAGAGTAAAGGTCCGCCTGATCAATACTGAGACGGGAGAAATCAAACAACAGGAAGTTTTCATTGGAGAGTTTCCCCTTATGACAAGGACGGGTACATTCATTATCAATGGCGCGGAACGAGTAATCGTTTCTCAGCTTGTACGTTCACCAGGTGTGTACTACAAGATTGAAATGAACCCTGATGGAAATGACATGTTCAGTTCTACCATTATCCCCAACCGTGGGGCTTGGGTGGAATATGAAACGGATAAAGACGGATATCTGTTCACACGGATAGACCGTACAAGGAAAATACCGGCGACGGTATTATTTCGTGCGCTCGGATACTCGACAGACGCACAACTACTTAAGAGATTCAACAATGACGAACGGATTATCCATACCCTGGAAAAGGACAATACCACCTGTAAAGAAGAAGCTTTAATAGAGATTTACAAGAAACTACGCCCGGGTGAACCCCCGACAGTTGACAGTGCAGAAAATCTTCTGCGTTCTTTATTCGGCGATCCTAAACGTTACGATTTGGGTAATGTGGGCCGTTATAAGATTAATAAGAAGCTTAAACACGGTGCGCCCTTGTTTAAGAACGACGAAGATAAAAAGTTCAAGCATTATAATAGGCAGCTCGATTTAGAAGATATCACAGCTGCTATGGATTATTTCTTAGAACTTATGGATGGTAAACATGCCTCTGATGATATCGATCATTTGGGTAACCGTCGGCTGCGTTGTGTTGGCGAACTGTTGCAAAATCAGTTCCGTATTGGACTGTCTCGTATGGAACGTGTCATCAAGGAACGTATGACCATTCAAGATATTGAAGCGGTTAGTCCGCAAAACTTGATTAATATTCGCCCGGTTTCCGCAGCGATTAAGGAATTCTTTGGATCATCACAGCTGTCACAGTTTATGGACCAAACCAATCCCCTTATGGAACTAACCCACAAGCGAAGATTGTCTGCTTTGGGTCCTGGCGGTTTGTCTAGAGAACGTGCTGGATTTGAGGTGCGTGACGTACACCATTCCCACTATGGAAGAATGTGTCCTATTGAGACTCCAGAGGGTCCGAATATTGGATTGATTGGTTCTCTTGGTACCTATGGTCAGGTCAATGAATTTGGTTTTATTGAGACACCATACAGAAAAGTAGATAAAGAAAAAGGCAGGGTTACGGAAGAAATTGTATATGTAACTGCCGATGAGGAAGAAGCCTATACCATCGCTCAGGCCAATGCGCCTCTAGATGAAAACGGATACTTCGTTTCAGAAAGAGTGAATGCGCGTCATGGCGAGGATGTATTGATTACGGACCCGTCACACTGTGACTACATGGACGTAACGCCTAAACAAGTTTGGAGTATTGCTACGGCATTGATTCCTTTCTTGGAACACGATGATGCCAACCGTGCCCTGATGGGTGCGAACATGCAGCGTCAAGCAGTTCCACTACTCTTAACAGAGTCGCCCTATGTGGGAACTG contains these protein-coding regions:
- the tuf gene encoding elongation factor Tu, whose amino-acid sequence is MAKKKFERTKPHINIGTIGHVDHGKTTLTAAITMTLAKAGLAEIKDYASIDNAPEERERGITINTAHVEYETENRHYAHVDCPGHADYVKNMITGAAQMDGAILVVSAADGPMPQTREHILLSKQVGVPYIIVFLNKSDQVDDPELLELVEMEVRELLTEYDFDGDNTPIVTGSALMAIEKGDGTRENEFSGPIWELMDAVDAYIPIPERATDKPFLMPVEDVFTITGRGTVATGRVERGVVKIGDNVEIVGLQEETRKTVVTGVEMFRKLLDQAEAGDNIGVLLRGVDRKDIERGQVLAAPGSIHPHTKFSGEVYILTKEEGGRHTPFFNGYRPQFYFRTTDVTGMADLPEGIEMVMPGDRVEMSVELITPIAIEPGLRFAIREGGRTVGAGVVSSVAE
- the rpmG gene encoding 50S ribosomal protein L33 → MRVGITLECTECKRRNYRTTKNKKNNPDRMEIKKYCSFCKTHTVHKETK
- the secE gene encoding preprotein translocase subunit SecE, yielding MASKETKTKKPVKKVTKKRSSYFKGVWAELKKVNWPNRKELLTYSYVVVGAILASALLIYLADTVIAAILRVLI
- the nusG gene encoding transcription termination/antitermination protein NusG; amino-acid sequence: MDREKEWYAVHTYSGYENNVKTNLEKRLESMGMAEEIFRVVVPTEEEVQVKDGKRKTVTRKVFPGYVLVEMIMTDKSWYVVRNTPGVTGFVGAGAKPVPLSEQEVNRLLGQMGEIARVFEIDVEVGENVKVKTGPFADFVGKVEEISAEQGKIWVLVSMFGRETPLELDFNQVEKI
- the rplK gene encoding 50S ribosomal protein L11, which codes for MAKKVIGLIKLQVPAGKANPAPPVGPALGQHGVNIMAFCKEFNEKTSNQPGMIIPVEISVFEDRSFSFIMKTPPAPVLLKKAAGIEKASGEPNKVKVATVTKAQVKEIAELKMKDLNAADVDAAMSMIEGTARSMGIVVE
- the rplA gene encoding 50S ribosomal protein L1, with protein sequence MAKKGKRYTDALKTYDRTELFDASDAMKIVKENAKAKFDETIEAHVRLGVDPKHADQQVRGTLVLPHGTGKSKKILVFAKGEKEKAALDAGADFVGADDYATKIQSGWMDFDVVIATPDMMGVVGKLGRVLGPRGLMPNPKIGTVTMDVEKAIAEVKAGKIEFRVDKTSIVHVPLGKASFDQQKLDENFEGFISALIKAKPAAAKGTYLKSVTVKSTMGPGVKINPAKLTK
- a CDS encoding 50S ribosomal protein L10 is translated as MTKQREINKDIVKEIQGKLETASSVVVTDYRGLNVAQVTELRKELRDAGVEYRVLKNTLTRLAAKESGIEGLEDTLTGPNAIAFSPDPVSAAKVLYEFAKNCDKLEIKGGVLEGKVISTEELKALSELPSREVLLSMVLRSMVGPLTNFASVLNAPLRDLVGVLSAVKEQKEANA
- the rplL gene encoding 50S ribosomal protein L7/L12; the protein is MSEKVTQIIDMVKEMSVLELSEVVKAFEEEFGVSAAAPVAVAAAAAPAAAAAEEQTEFDVILTAAGDKKVNAIKAVRELTGLGLKEAKAVVDGAPAPVKEGVSKADAEAAKAKLEEAGASAELK
- the rpoB gene encoding DNA-directed RNA polymerase subunit beta — encoded protein: MANSLTDVRAERHTFAKIKEVLDMPNLIDIQRKSYDWFVNEGLAAMFQDISPIQDFTGNLRLEFIEHSMGEPKYSVAEALERDVTHSAPLRVKVRLINTETGEIKQQEVFIGEFPLMTRTGTFIINGAERVIVSQLVRSPGVYYKIEMNPDGNDMFSSTIIPNRGAWVEYETDKDGYLFTRIDRTRKIPATVLFRALGYSTDAQLLKRFNNDERIIHTLEKDNTTCKEEALIEIYKKLRPGEPPTVDSAENLLRSLFGDPKRYDLGNVGRYKINKKLKHGAPLFKNDEDKKFKHYNRQLDLEDITAAMDYFLELMDGKHASDDIDHLGNRRLRCVGELLQNQFRIGLSRMERVIKERMTIQDIEAVSPQNLINIRPVSAAIKEFFGSSQLSQFMDQTNPLMELTHKRRLSALGPGGLSRERAGFEVRDVHHSHYGRMCPIETPEGPNIGLIGSLGTYGQVNEFGFIETPYRKVDKEKGRVTEEIVYVTADEEEAYTIAQANAPLDENGYFVSERVNARHGEDVLITDPSHCDYMDVTPKQVWSIATALIPFLEHDDANRALMGANMQRQAVPLLLTESPYVGTGMEKKIAEDSGVCEMAEADGEIVRVTGDEIVVQTENGTLEKHHLDKYKRSNQGTCINQRPIVKKGQKVKAGDVLADGPATAGGELSLGRNVLVAFMTWEGYNYEDAILLSEKMVKDDYYTSVHIDEFECDARDTKLGSEEITRDIPNVSEENLKNLDATGIIRIGAEVHPGDILVGKVTPKGEQELSSEEKLLRAIFGEKAREVRDNSLKVPHGEEGIVVDVKRFDRESDDELPAGVNRLVRVYIAKKRKISVGDKMAGRHGNKGVISRILPEEDMPYLPDGTPVDIVLNPLGVPSRMNIGQVLETHLGMAAKIKGKKIATPVFDGASEDDIHEWLAEVGMDDTGKTVLYDGRTGLPFDNRVTAGYVYMLKLHHLVDDKIHARSTGPYSLVTQQPLGGKAQFGGQRFGEMEVWALEAYGAAHTLQEILTVKSDDVVGRVKTYEAIVKGENIPEPGVPESFRVLIKEMQSLCLDVRILNRFDQEIELKTDDDDDDRKDDSLSFDSSYTKEDKNDADTEEEKKTEDEDVDTSIFEDLHLDEDDTDFSEHFLEIDLEDEEE